One segment of Echeneis naucrates chromosome 15, fEcheNa1.1, whole genome shotgun sequence DNA contains the following:
- the LOC115055453 gene encoding multimerin-2-like, with protein sequence MTAVGELVLVLGLLVGAHCEVRARDPEVEHEELGGRAAAGGEPGGAHLRATEPPPLGDRIGYKVSSQPQKCCCPGLGGTICEDAVPDLQLDSGSSPVIGQFEPERTEPQGPEPNAAVMALVTSVLQSFNQSLEQLSRQVRDLVQDVAQLKASQQGPEQQMEPLDGPELHETLEEQLGARLDQVSQEIRDIQRQMDSQQRDVESRLHSQHAMLHYNLTSFKTDVDMKLKRNQKMLQLSLRAVNSTLSDLNLGQTETLPPGSLLPDSSALWEAIERLDNMVINNTVKVDGLAEDMEVTLGSNEQVRRDLKDLESQIKQASRHSQILFMETGLEVEDAKMVVLRRVEELATNQTQHHKLLMDMEVDVNYLYANLYNHSAVACDCTGLSAAISRLERGVANVTALANNNRLALDENNEEADQWGTANDWEPVVEAIRRGLQQLGESVVSQQTKIRTLERSLIQLSASLKAEVSRSTERDVELQQWMQHLSSSFQSLLDDVIRHSIVLELLLGDEVLDFLDRLNEDQKTDSILALKEQLRNLKENVIGHNLSITSLLGNRPGDDEAMLSADQPSAPHLPPDEWRSAGVRRSRGGEPFRERQLLLSPDRKHPAHRGDGSNLWNLEKLVEQLQLRLLHLEEKPCSHKALSEGGVDAKLQAEVTWLKRGLEQHLRMFKNIFSNADVLANSNATLELDKLWQLLAIKGGKREKRLRGVGGSGRGANHHNKRVTSGVSVPSSQSDNSVLFVARPPLSISSSIIVFQSLNQTQFYSETGTFTTPLDGIYLLIVTLDLRPGPSHLVLRRRSGEVLMSLHQQKVKEAGPATGVSLLLLKEGEVVSLELRGGIYTESEDNVFIGLLLHRTT encoded by the exons ATGACAGCAGTGGGAGAACTAGTTTTGGTTTTGGGTTTACTGGTGGGCGCTCACTGTGAGGTCAGAGCTCGAGACCCTGAGGTGGAGCATGAGGAGCTGggaggaagagctgcagcaggaggggaGCCAGGGGGGGCTCATCTGAGAGCAACAGAGCCCCCCCCGCTGGGAGACCGGATAGG gtaCAAAGTTTCCTCCCAGCCTCAGAAATGTTGCTGTCCAGGTCTTGGTGGAACCATCTGTGAGGACGCAG TCCCTGATCTTCAGCTGGATTCTGGGAGCTCACCAGTGATTGGACAGTTTGAACCAGAGAGGACAGAACCTCAAGGTCCAG AACCCAATGCTGCTGTGATGGCACTAGTCACGTCGGTGCTGCAGAGCTTTAACCAATCCCTGGAGCAGCTGAGCCGCCAAGTCAGGGACCTGGTTCAGGATGTGGCTCAGCTGAAAGCCAGCCAGCAGggcccagagcagcagatggagcCCCTGGATGGACCCGAGCTGCATGAGACACTGGAGGAGCAACTCGGAGCCCGACTGGACCAGGTGTCTCAGGAGATCAGGGACATCCAGAGACAAATGGACAGTCAGCAAAGAGATGTAGAGAGCAGGCTACACTCCCAGCATGCAATGCTGCACTATAACTTGACCAGCTTTAAGACCGATGTTGACATGAAGCTGAAACGTAACCAGAAGATGCTGCAG CTCAGCCTTCGGGCGGTGAACTCCACCCTGTCAGACCTGAACCTGGGTCAGACCGAGACTCTGCCTCCTGGCTCGCTGCTCCCGGACTCCTCAGCACTGTGGGAAGCCATCGAACGTTTGGACAACATGGTGATCAACAACACGGTGAAG GTGGACGGACTGGCAGAGGACATGGAGGTGACCTTGGGCAGCAACGAGCAAGTGAGGCGAGACTTAAAGGATCTGGAGAGCCAAATCAAGCAGGCATCTCGCCACAGTCAGATCCTGTTCATGGAGACAGGGCTGGAGGTCGAGGATGCCAAGATGGTGGTACTGCGGCGGGTGGAGGAGCTGGCCACCAACCAGACTCAGCACCACAAGCTGTTGATGGACATGGAGGTGGATGTGAACTACCTCTATGCTAACCTCTACAACCACTCAGCTGTTGCCTGTGACTGCACTGGCCTGAGTGCCGCCATATCTCGGCTGGAGAGGGGTGTGGCCAATGTGACGGCACTGGCCAATAACAATAGGTTAGCTCTGGATGAGAACAATGAAGAGGCAGATCAATGGGGCACCGCCAACGACTGGGAGCCGGTGGTGGAGGCAATTCGGCGTGGCCTCcagcag CTGGGGGAGTCTGTGGTGTCTCAGCAGACCAAGATCAGGACTCTAGAGCGCAGCCTAATCCAGCTGAGTGCTTCACTGAAGGCTGAGGTATCCCGATCAACAGAGCGGGATGTCGAACTGCAGCAGTGGATGCAGCACTTGTCGAGCTCCTTCCAATCTCTGCTGGACGATGTGATCCGACACAGCATTGTGCTGGAGCTACTGCTGGGGGACGAGGTGTTGGATTTCCTGGACCGGCTGAATGAAGACCAGAAGACAGACTCCATTCTGGCCCTAAAGGAGCAGCTGAGGAACCTGAAGGAGAATGTGATAGGacacaacctcagcatcaccTCGCTGCTTGGCAACAGACCAG GAGACGATGAAGCGATGCTGTCTGCTGACCAGCCCTcagccccccacctcccccctgaTGAATGGCGTTCTGCTGGcgtgaggaggagcaggggtgGCGAACCATTCAGGGAGCGAcagcttctcctctctcctgacAGAAAGCATCCAGCGCACAGAGGAGATGGCAGCAACCTGTGGAACCTGGAGAAGCTGGTAGAGCAGTTGCAGTTGAGGCTTCTCCACCTGGAGGAGAAACCCTGTTCCCACAAGGCTCTGTCTGAAGGTGGGGTGGATGCCAAGCTGCAGGCGGAGGTCACATGGCTGAAGAGGGGGCTGGAGCAGCACCTAAGGATGTTCAAGAACATCTTTAGTAATGCTGATGTACTGGCAAACTCCAATGCCACGTTGGAGCTTGACAAACTGTGGCAGCTGTTGGCAATCAAAGGTGGCAAGAGGGAGAAGAGATTAAGAGGAGTGGGGGGATCAGGAAGAGGAGCAAACCATCACAACAAGAGGGTGACATCAG GTGTTTCTGTCCCGTCCAGTCAATCAGACAactctgtgctgtttgtggCCCGACCACCACTGAGCATCTCAAGCAGCATCATTGTTTTCCAGTCTCTGAATCAGACACAGTTTTACTCTGAGACCGGAACCTTCACAACCCCACTGGATGGCATCTACTTGCTTATTGTCACCTTGGACCTGAGGCCAGGCCCCTCCCATTTGGTCCTAAGGAGGAGGTCAGGGGAAGTTCTGATGTCACTACACCAACAAAAGGTGAAGGAGGCGGGGCCAGCCACAGGTgtgagtctgctgctgctgaaggagggagaggtggtGAGCCTGGAACTGAGGGGAGGCATATATACGGAGTCAGAGGACAACGTGTTCATTGGGCTACTGCTCCATCGGACCACCTGA